The DNA region CGGCGTGAAGCTCGTCTACCTGCTCGCGCCCACCTCCAACCCGGCGCGGGTCGAGGCCGCCGTCCGCGCCGCCACCGGCTTCCTCTACTTCGTGTCGGTGACCGGCGTGACCGGGGCGCGCCACGCCGTGGCCGACGAGATCGCGCCGCTCGTGTCGGCGGTGCGGTCCCGGACCGAGCTGCCGGTCGTGATCGGCTTCGGCGTGGCGACGCCCGAGCAGGCCCGTGCGCTGGGCCCGCTCGCGGACGGCGTGGTGGTCGGGAGCGCGATCGTGAAGCGCATCGCCGAGGGCGGCTCGCGGCGCGCCCGCGCCGAGCGGGTGAAGCGCTTCGTGCGATCGCTCGGACGCGCGCTGGGGCGCTAGGCGATCCCGCCGGCCGGGTGGATGACGTGCACCGCGCCGTCCGCCCGGCGCATGTGCGGGTGGGAGATCCAGTGGCACCGCGGGCAGAAGCTCGCGGCGTGGCCCCGCTCGCCCAGGCGCACCTCCAGGTCGCCGTCGCACAGCAGGCAGCCGCCCGGCAGGACGATGTCGCGGCGCTCCCCGGCGCCGGCTGCTTCCATGGGCTCGCGCTCGGCCTTCATGTGGATCAGGTAAGGCTTCCCGCGCGCATGGCAAGCGGCCGCGTCCCGGGCGAGCGCCGGACGGCCCGCGCGACCGGCCAGGAGCGTGCTCGGTTCGGGTGCGTCTCCCGCCGCGGGGCCAGGGCGGCGGGCCGGCCGGGCGTCCCCTCCGCGGCCTCCGGCTACACCCCGCGGCCCACGGCGCCGGCGATCACCCGCACCTGGCGCATGAGCTCCTCGAACTCGGCCGGCGTGAGCGACTGCTGGCCGTCGGAGAGCGCCTTCTCCGGCCGCGGGTGGACCTCGACGATGATCCCGTCCGCGCCGGCGGCGATGCCGGCGCGCGCCATGGCGGGGACGTGGGCGCGCAGGCCGATGCCGTGCGACGGGTCCACGATCACCGGCAGGTGCGTGAGCGCCTTCAGGATGGGCACCGCGTTCAGGTCGAGCGTGTTGCGGGTCATGGTCTCGAAGGTGCGGATGCCGCGCTCGCAGAGCGCCACCTGGTAGTTGCCCTCCGAGACCACGTACTCCGCCGCCATCAGCCACTCCTTGATGGTGGCGGAGGGGCCGCGCTTCAGCAGGATGGGCCGGCGCACGCGCCCGAGCTGCCGGAGCAGCGAGTAGTTCTGCATGTTGCGGGCGCCGATCTGCAGCACGTCGGCGTAGTCCGCCACCATCGCGAGGTGCTCGACGTCCATCACCTCGGTCACGACCTTGAGGCCGGTCTCCTCGCGGGCGACCGCGAGCAGCTTCAGGCCCTCCTCGCCGAGGCCCTGGAACTCGTAGGGGCTGGTGCGCGGCTTGAACGCGCCGCCGCGCAGGAAGCGGGCGCCGGCGGCCTTCACCGCGTGCGCCGCCTCGAGCAGCTGGCCGCGCGACTCGACCGAGCACGGCCCGGCCATCACCGCCAGCTCCCTGCCGCCGAGCGGCACCCCGCCCACGTCGATGACCGTGTCCTCCTCCTTCACCTCGCGGGACACGAGCTTGAACGGCTGGGACACCCGGAGCGCGTCGGCCACGCCCGGCAGCGTGGTGAACAGCTCGGGCTCGAGGCCGCCCTTGTTGCCCGTGATGCCGATGGCCACGCGCTGCGCACCGGGGATCGGGTGCGCGGTGAGGCCGAGGCTGCGGATCTTCTCGATCACCGCGTCGATCTCCGGCTGGCCGGCGTGGGGCTTCATGACGACGAGCATGGGGTCCGCCTCCGGGGAGACCGGTTGTACTGCGCGGGGCCGGGGGGAACAAGGACGCGGTCGATCGCCCCGCCGGCCGCCCCGGCGTCCCCGGGTCGAGGGTCGCCTTTTCACGCTTCGTACGCCCCGGCGCCGCCGGACGGGCCGGGCATGCCTGGATCACGGGACGTCAAGCCCGCCGACGGGCGCTGCCCTGCGCCCGGACGCTCGCTAGATTGCTGATCGGAGGCGCGACCATGCGGGTGGCGCGGTGGGTCCGGCAGGCGGCGCGGGTGGTGGAGGAGCTGGCGGCGGCGTACGACGGGAGCGTCCGCCGGCGCCCGGTGGAGCGGCGGACCGACTTCTCCCGCTGCGAGCACCCGGTGCTGCTGCTGCACGGGTTCTTCAGCTCGCGGCGCACCTGCGCCGTGCTCGAGCGCCGGCTGCGCCGCGACGGGATGGGCGTGTTCACGCTCGACCTCGGCGGCCTCGGCGGCACGCTCAACACCCGCGGCATCGACGACCTCGCCGACCTGGTGCGCGCCAAGATCGAGCGGCTCTACGCGCGCCACCCCGGGCTCGGGCCGCTCACCATCGTCGGCCACTCCAAGGGCGGCCTCATCGCCGCCTACTACGTGAAGAAGCTGGGCGGCTGGCGGCGCACGCGCGCGGTGGTGACGCTCGGGACCCCGCACCACGGCACGCCCGTCGCGCTGCTCGGGCTGCCCGTCGGCTTCCTTGCGCGCTCGCTCTGGCAGCTCTTCCCCGGCAGCGCCTTCCTGCGCCGGCTCCACGACGGCCCGTGGCCGGGCCAGGTCCGGCTCGTGTCGATCTGGTCGCGCGACGACGGCGCGTCGCCCTACCCGTCGGCGGTCATCGAGACGCACGGGCTGCCCCACCTCGCGAACGTCGAGGTGCAGGCGCACCACGCCGCGTTCCTCACCAGCCAGCGCGTCTACCAGGCCCTGCTGCACGAGATCCTCGCCGCCATCGAGGCGGTGCCGGCCCGGCGTGGCCCGCTGACCGCCATGGAGGGCGGGCGCCCCGCCTCGCGGTCCGCCGAGGCGGACGCGCCGGCGCGGGCCCGGCCCGGCGGCGCCGCCGGCACCGACGCCGCCTGACGCGCCTCGCGCCGCCGCCGCGCGGAGGTCGAGGTCGCCGCGGCGGCCGGGTCCGGCTATCCTGCCGCCGTGCGCGATCGGCGCTGGGACTTCCTGTACGACCGGCAGAGGCAGCCGGTGAAGGCGTACCTCCTCGAGCGGTTCGCCGAGGAGCTGGCGCGCGAGCTGGAGGCGTGGCCGCCGCCCGAGATCCCGTGGGAGAGCGAGGCGGAGCGCGCGCGCTGGGGGCACGGCGCGGCGGAGCGGCCGCGCGACGACGTGCTGCGGCTCGCGCTCGAGCTGGCGCGGCTCGACCTCGTGCGCGAGTACGACGAGGTCGAGCGGAGGCGCGCGCGCGAGGCGCACCGCCTGCAGACGCCCGCCGAGCACGCGGCGCTCCACCTGCTCGTGCGCCTGGTGACCGAGGCGTGCCTCGAGCTGAAGGAGCGCGCCGAGGGCGCGCACCTCACCCGCGCCGACCTCGCCGGCGTGCCGGACCTGCTGGAGCGAAGGCTGTTCCGCGTGACGCTGTAGCGAGCTGGCGACGCTCGCTCAGTGCCGGCGCGCCTTCGGCGCCAGCGCACCGTGCGGCCGCTCGCCCGGCCGGCGGAAGCTCGGCGGGTTCACGACCCAGAGGACGAAGACGAACAGCGCCACCAGCGCCCCGGCCACGAAGACCGCGAACACCCACGGGAGGATCCCGTCCGCGGCGGGGTGCGGCTGGTAGATCGGCCCCTGCGCCGCAGCGGCGAACGCCAGCACCAGCGCGGTGACCGCGAGCACGTGGCCCGCCGTGCGAGCGAGCGGGTTCACGGCCCCGGCCCCCTCGCCCCCGGCGTCCGCCGCGGCCGGGAGAAGAACATCCGGAACAGCGCCACGATCACGAGCGCCGCGACCAGCATCCACAGCCACCCGTAGCCGCTCCGCGGCGCCGGCGCGGCGTCCCCGCCCGCCTGCGCCAGCGCGGCGAGCGGCAGGTACGCGACCGAGAGGCCGGTGAAGAGGCGAGCGAGCGGCATGGATCCCCCGCGCCTCGCGATGGACCGACGAGGCGCGAGAGGAAGATGCGGACCGTGGACGCCAGGGGGAAGCGGCGTGGGGAGTGCCCCACCGCGGCGATCGGACGGTCGCTCGCCCGTCGTTCAAGACGGCGAGCGCGGACTCCCTACCTGCGCCACCACCGGAACGAGGTCCCGTCGAAGTGGACGTGGACGGCGTCGCAGTCGCCGGCGGACAGAACGATGCCCTTGCCGCCGCGTTCCGCCGCGCGCCGGAGGTACGCGGCGGTCCTGCGCGCGGTCTCGCAGGACGCGTCGTCCGATGCGTCATCGCAGCCGAGCTCGGCCAGGTCGATTCCGGGATCCTCGAGCGCGATCGTCGCGTCGCCGGGCGCGCCGCACAGGCCCGAGGCGCGAGCCGGATCGTGGACGAACTCGAGCACCCAGGCGCGGTCGCCCCGGGCGCCATCCACGATGCCCACGCTGGAAGTGTTCCCCGACGATCCCAGGAACACGTGATCGGCCCGCCCGTCGAACGTGACGTCCGCGACGAGCGGGGTGCGCCACTGCACTCCGGGTGCGCGCGCCCGAATGGCCTTCTCCGCCTCGGCGACGCGCGTGGCAGGCGTTCCAGCCAGGGCCACGCAGGCGATGATCGGCCATAGCCAGTCGGTCATGAGCCGCTCCTGGGCGACGGGGCCAGCTCCAGCGACGGGACCTTGGCCTTGAGCGCCTCGTACTCGGCAGGACCGAGCTCGAGGAACGCGTCCTGCTCGTGCGCGATCGTCCCGAGAATGGTGGCCCTCGGCTCCGGCGCGATGGTGTAGACGGCATTCGGCAACGACATCACGGGTGGCCGCCGGCGTTCGACGAGATCCTACCTCGGCAGGAGCTCGGCGGGCCACTCTGCGTGAAACGTGCGCCCGGACGCGCGCCGGGGTGGTCCCGGCGCGCGCGGTGACGCGGCTACTTCGCCGCCTTCGGCACCTTCTCCCAGTCGGCCAGGAACTTCTTCAGGCCGGCGTCGGTGAGCGGGTGCTTCGCGAGCTGCTCGATCACCGAGTACGGGATGGTCGCCACGTCGGCGCCGAGCTTGGCGGCCTCGAGGACGTGCACCGGGTGGCGCACGCTCGCGACCAGCACCTGCGTCTTGAACCCGTAGTTCCGGTAGATCTGGACGATGTCGGCGACCATCGCCATGCCGTCCTGCGAGATGTCGTCGAGCCGCCCGACGAACGGCGAGATGTACGTCGCGCCGGCCTTCGCGGCGAGGAGCGCCTGGACCGGCGAGAAGCACAGGGTGACGTTCACCTTGGTGCCCTCGTCGGTGAGCGTCTTCACGGCGCGCAGCCCCTCGACGGTGAGCGGCACCTTGATGACGACCTGCGAGCCGAACTTCGCGTAGTGGCGCCCCTCGCGCAGCATCCCCTCGTAGTCGGTGGCGGTCACCTCGGCCGAGATCGGGCCGGGGACGAGCTGGACGATCTCCTTCAGCACGTCCTCGAAGCCGCGGCCGGTCTTGGCGACGAGCGAGGGGTTGGTGGTCACGCCGTCGCACAGGCCGAGGGCCAGGGCCTTCTTGATCTCGCCGACGTCCGCAGTATCGATGAAGAATTTCATGGTCTTCCTCCAGGGGGCCGGCGTCACATAGCGCACCCGCGCGCCCTGCCGCAAGCGCCGCGGAAGTGCTATATCGGCGGCCGACCATGGCCTCCAGCCGCAGCAGCCGGGCCCGGGTGGTGAAGCTCCCCGCGCGCCGTTCGCGGGCGAGCGCCCGCCCGCGCCCCCGCACCCAGGATCTCGTCACCTACGGCCGCACCGTCGTCGAGGCCGAGGCGCGCGCCATCGGCGCGGTCCCCCTCGACGACGCCTTCGCCACCGCCGTCCGCTGGATCCTCGGCTGCAAGGGCCGGGTGGTGGTGACGGGGATGGGCAAGCCGGGCTTCGTGGCCCAGAAGATCTCCGCCACGCTGGCCTCCACCGGCACCCCTTCGCTCTACGTCCACCCGGCCGAGGCCGCGCACGGCGACCTGGGCCGCATCGCGCGCGACGACCTGGTCTTCGCGCTCTCGAACTCGGGCGAGACCGAGGAGATCCTCCGGCTCCTCCCGTCGCTCAAGAAGATCGGCGCGAAGATCGTCGCCATCACCGCCGACCGGTCCAACCGGCTGGCGCGGGCGGCGGACCTGGTGATCGCCATCGGGAACGTCGAGGAGGCCTGCCCCATGGGGCTCGCCCCGACCGCCTCCACCGCGGTGCTGCTGGCGGTGGGCGACGCGCTCTCGATGACGGTGCTCGCGAACCGCCCGTTCGACCGCGAGGAGTACGCGCTGTTCCACCCGGGCGGCAAGCTCGGCCGCGGCCTGATGAAGGTCCACGAGCTGATGCGCGGCGAGACCTCGAACCCGGTGGTCCGCGAGGACGCGCCGCTCGCCGCCGCGGTGGCCGTCATGACCGAGACGCCCGGGCGCCCGGGCGCGACCTCGGTGGTCGCCGCCGACGGCACGCTGGTGGGCATCTTCACCGACGGTGACCTCCGGCGGTTGGTCGAGCGCGGTGACACCGACTTCTCCCGCCCGGTCAGCTCGGCGATGTGCAAGGGCCCGAAGACGGTGCGCCCGGACGCGCTGGTGGTGGACGCGGCGCGCGTGCTGCGGCAGGCGCGCATCGACCAGGTGCCGGTGGTGGACGCCGACGGGCGCCCGGTGGGCCTGCTCGACGTGCAGGACCTCCTCGCCGCCAAGATCCTCTGACCCGCCGTGGCCCGCGCTCCCCGCCCGCGCGCCGTCCTCCCCCGCGCCGCGCCCCGCGCGCGGACCGCCCCGCGGGAGCGCGCGCTCGCCGACGCGGTGGTGGAGACCTGCCACCGGCTGGCCGCGCTCGACCTCATCGGCGCCGGCGAGGGGAACGTCTCGGTGCGGCTCGGGCCGGACGCGTTCCTGGTCACCGCCTCGGGCGTGAACAAGGGCCTGCTCCGGCCCGGGCACGTGCTGCGCATCGACGGCGCCGGCGCGGTGACCCGCGGCGCGGGCCGCCCCTCGACCGAGCTGCGCATGCACCTCGCCGCCTACGCGGCGCGGCCGGACGTGGAGGCCATCGTCCACGCCCACCCCATCACCGCGGTGGCGCTCACCGTCGCGGGCGTGCCGCCGCCGAACGACCTCGTGCCGGAGGCCGCGGTGACGCTGGGCGAGATCGCGCTCGCGCCGTTCGCGACGCCCGGCACCGGCGAGGTGCCCGCCTCGCTCGCGCCGTACCTGGCGCGGCACGACGTGCTGCTGCTCGAGCGCCACGGCGCGCTCGCGCTGGGGCGCACGCTCTCCGAGGCGCTCGACCGGATGGAGACCCTGGAGCGGGTGGCGCGGATCGCGCTCGCCGCGCGGCTCGCGGGGCGCTGCACGCCGCTGCCGGCGGACGCGGTGGACCGGGTGCTCCTCGCCGCGGGCAAGCCGGCGCGGAAGCGCTAGCGCCGGCTCGCAACCCGCCCGCCCCTCGACAGGCTCGGGGCGAGCGGAATCCCGAAAGCCGCTCGGGGTGAGCTCCGTCGAACCCCGAGCGGTCAGAGCGGGTACAGGCCGGCCACCACCAGCGGCGCGCCCGGCGCGCGCGCCAGCAGCTCGGCCACCGTGCGGCCCAGCCCCGGCACCACCAGGTCCGGCGCCAGCTCGGCGAGCGGCTCGAGCACGAAGCGGCGCGCCGCGATGCCGGGGTGCGGGACG from Anaeromyxobacter dehalogenans 2CP-C includes:
- the aroF gene encoding 3-deoxy-7-phosphoheptulonate synthase; this translates as MLVVMKPHAGQPEIDAVIEKIRSLGLTAHPIPGAQRVAIGITGNKGGLEPELFTTLPGVADALRVSQPFKLVSREVKEEDTVIDVGGVPLGGRELAVMAGPCSVESRGQLLEAAHAVKAAGARFLRGGAFKPRTSPYEFQGLGEEGLKLLAVAREETGLKVVTEVMDVEHLAMVADYADVLQIGARNMQNYSLLRQLGRVRRPILLKRGPSATIKEWLMAAEYVVSEGNYQVALCERGIRTFETMTRNTLDLNAVPILKALTHLPVIVDPSHGIGLRAHVPAMARAGIAAGADGIIVEVHPRPEKALSDGQQSLTPAEFEELMRQVRVIAGAVGRGV
- a CDS encoding esterase/lipase family protein, whose product is MLIGGATMRVARWVRQAARVVEELAAAYDGSVRRRPVERRTDFSRCEHPVLLLHGFFSSRRTCAVLERRLRRDGMGVFTLDLGGLGGTLNTRGIDDLADLVRAKIERLYARHPGLGPLTIVGHSKGGLIAAYYVKKLGGWRRTRAVVTLGTPHHGTPVALLGLPVGFLARSLWQLFPGSAFLRRLHDGPWPGQVRLVSIWSRDDGASPYPSAVIETHGLPHLANVEVQAHHAAFLTSQRVYQALLHEILAAIEAVPARRGPLTAMEGGRPASRSAEADAPARARPGGAAGTDAA
- the fsa gene encoding fructose-6-phosphate aldolase, yielding MKFFIDTADVGEIKKALALGLCDGVTTNPSLVAKTGRGFEDVLKEIVQLVPGPISAEVTATDYEGMLREGRHYAKFGSQVVIKVPLTVEGLRAVKTLTDEGTKVNVTLCFSPVQALLAAKAGATYISPFVGRLDDISQDGMAMVADIVQIYRNYGFKTQVLVASVRHPVHVLEAAKLGADVATIPYSVIEQLAKHPLTDAGLKKFLADWEKVPKAAK
- a CDS encoding KpsF/GutQ family sugar-phosphate isomerase encodes the protein MASSRSSRARVVKLPARRSRASARPRPRTQDLVTYGRTVVEAEARAIGAVPLDDAFATAVRWILGCKGRVVVTGMGKPGFVAQKISATLASTGTPSLYVHPAEAAHGDLGRIARDDLVFALSNSGETEEILRLLPSLKKIGAKIVAITADRSNRLARAADLVIAIGNVEEACPMGLAPTASTAVLLAVGDALSMTVLANRPFDREEYALFHPGGKLGRGLMKVHELMRGETSNPVVREDAPLAAAVAVMTETPGRPGATSVVAADGTLVGIFTDGDLRRLVERGDTDFSRPVSSAMCKGPKTVRPDALVVDAARVLRQARIDQVPVVDADGRPVGLLDVQDLLAAKIL
- a CDS encoding class II aldolase/adducin family protein; protein product: MARAPRPRAVLPRAAPRARTAPRERALADAVVETCHRLAALDLIGAGEGNVSVRLGPDAFLVTASGVNKGLLRPGHVLRIDGAGAVTRGAGRPSTELRMHLAAYAARPDVEAIVHAHPITAVALTVAGVPPPNDLVPEAAVTLGEIALAPFATPGTGEVPASLAPYLARHDVLLLERHGALALGRTLSEALDRMETLERVARIALAARLAGRCTPLPADAVDRVLLAAGKPARKR